Genomic segment of Bos taurus isolate L1 Dominette 01449 registration number 42190680 breed Hereford chromosome X, ARS-UCD2.0, whole genome shotgun sequence:
CTCACGCTAGGTGATTTATATATGACCATGATTGGTGTTACTATGAATCTATTAATTGCCTTAGCTTTTCTGGGCAGACTTCCTTTAGCCACAGGATGGGCAGACAACTCTCTGGTTTGCATTGCACAAACTCTTGCTTCCACCACTTGGTTGACAGAATGCTGGATTTGTTTACCCTGAGGTAAGACCATTATGGGTCATAGCGGCCCCATTTTCCATCCCATAAGGAATTTTAAACAAGTTCCTAATGGAAAAATGGTTTTCTACCAAGAATCCAAGGCTCAGGAACAGTAATGTACAGAGTCAGAATTGTTCATTTTCCTACTGAAGAAAATTCTAATGTCTCTTGCCTAACCCTCTCCTTGGAAACAGAAGGAGAATATGAAGTCAAATTGGAAGGATGAAGAATTGGCATTTAAACATCCCAGAGTTTTACAATGGCCCCTCATAAACAAGAACTCTAGTTACCTATTTGCACTCAAACTCTAACTTGCTACCCAATGGAAGAAGGATCCACATTTAAGGAACAGTTATCAGGATGGACATGGATGGAAAGTTTTCAGTATGTAGTTGAAGAACATTTTTAGAACTATAGCATTGAATGGCTAGGTTTTAAAACCTTGGGTGAGTTAGTCTGTTTTGTTCCACCAGGATACATGTTCTTATGTCAGATAGATAAGAAACCATGGCTAATAACTGCCTATGTAATAACTCTACTCTCACACAGTGTATGCTGGGAACCTTGATTACTTTTATCTTAATCCACTTCTTAAATGAATCCAAGTACTGGGCAAGTTCATTAAAACTGTTTACTCAATTAACCTGGTGGCATCCCAGACAGAGGTGCTTATTTCTTTGGGTACATCTTGTTATGATGGTAGGGGGTAGCTGCCCACCAACATGTTCTTAAAAATTTATCTCTTACTCTCACTGCTATTACTAATACTGCTAATTCTCTTACTAATTTACAGAAGTCTCTAGATTGTCTGTTCAAGGTGACACTTAACAACCATCTGCCCCTGGATTATCTGTTGGCAGAACAGGGAGGAGTATGTGCAATTGCCAACACTTCTTTTTGCACATACATTAACACCTCTTTCTAAGTAGAGACCAACACTGAGAAAACTCAACAAACCACCTGGCTTCAACAATTAACCATCAATCCTTGCAATTCAGCATGGGCTAGGACATTGAAAACTGGTTCTCTAACTTGTTCTCCTTGATCCCAAAAGGTATTAAAAACTTTATTATGGgaggtttccattttcttataaCCTTCCTTTTCTCAGCCATACTGCTTTATGTTATATTTTGCCTAGTGCTTTCTTGTCTCCCATACTATTGCAAATCTGCAACTAATACCTTTCGGTCCAAGAAGGAGGTCTGGGACAAACAGGTTCAGACCTTCCATTTTAGACATAGAGAAATACACTAAATTTTAAGCTCGAGATTAACAAAGATATGCTGACCTTGTATAACCAGATTCCTACCCTTGCTTGAGCCTCTGGTTATAATAGTCTTTAACCAGTCTTCAGCTCCAGCTTCTCTAATCTAattatttagtttgttttctcTAGGACATCACAGGACAATGGTAATGCAGGGACTCCAGCCACTCCCCACAGCAGATACTGCTGAAATAACAATAGAAATCACTATGGGGCCAATTTAAAGAGACAGGGTGAGAGCTCTGTGACTCCAGCTAGGTAGGATCTATGAGCCCCTGACTAGCTTGAAGAAGCTACAGAAgacagactttcacttttcattttcccaatAAATATTTCATGGCATCTATGTCTCTCAAGGGGGATTTGAGGCAAGAAGTAGCTGCCCCTACACCAGGGTAAAGTGattggagattcattccctgTGAACCAAAACTCCAAAATATCAGTAGCAGGACAATTGAGAGAGGAAGCTGGGCCTTGCCCAGATAGAAGATAAGaaaccacatatttctcattcttgaagtCATGGGACCTCAACAACTATACATTCACAGAAAATCTTCTTGGAGTTCGGAAGAGGACTGATGCCAAGCTACTTATAGGCTTCTTTGGTGGAACCCATCTTGTATAAGcaatgtgtgtgcacacatgggaggatcctgagatataccaaatatgaactttgaaccaggcaaatcaaaatgagtggccaaaggaaacccagaagaaatgccccataaaaacAATCCACACTATCACGAAAGCACAACTCTgcaattctctctctcttggaGTCTGCCTGTGTGTCTATACACGTGTACTGTGCTCTTTTTTCCACCTACCTAAGCACTTTACTTATTTCACTACTTTTTGTCCTTGTGGAAATTCTTTTTAGCGAAGCCAAAGAGCCAGGACCTTGTCACTGACaattggtccagtggctagggattctgtgctctcactgctgtAACCCAACATCAGTCTCCAGTTGAGAACCAAAGACTCACTTCAATCTGTTGCAGGTTGAAACCACCTGAGATCTATCTGATTATGTTGCAATGGTAATCATTTTTCATTATATAGATATATCAAATCAAtgagttgtacactttaaatttaCACAGTGTTGTATAtcaattcagagaaggcaatagcaccccactccaatactcttgcctggaaaatcccatggacagaggagcctggtaggctgcagtccatgaggtcgctgagggtcggacacgactgagcaacttcattttcacttttcacttttcatgcattggagaaggaaatggcaacccactccagtgttcttacctggagaatcccagggatgggggagccaagtgggctgccgtctatggggttgcacagagtcggacacgactgaagcgacttagcagcagcagcagcatatatcaattatatctcaatgaatcTGAGGTGGAGGGAGAAAACAATGGCCAAAATAACACTAAATCTGTATCTACTGAGCCCAAACTGTGGTCCACCTCCATCTCCCATGGGGAGAATCTCTTTGACAGTCTTTCAACTTCTCAGATACTACCCTCTATGGAAGAATTCAGGATGACTGCTATTTAACTATTTATTGTTATTTCTGCTCTCTAAGAAAAAGTTtacagtaggggaaaaaaaagaaatatgcttaTAAGAGAATTCAAGAAGAGAGTATGTTTCTGCTCCTATTCTGTGCTCCTATGTTTTGCTGTATTCTTGTGAGAGACTTCTAAGAGAATCACTTAATTATAATAGTTTATCTATTTAACTTGTTCTTCAAAGAACTTCTTAGATTTtcttaacacattttattttttgaatttgttaattCATTAATGTTTGATTTTATCACTTTGTAGCCATCACCCTGCttctctctttattctttttttttttttttttggtcctctgTATTTGAAtatctaattaatttattttctatctaTTCTTTGGAAGTTAAGATCTTTGAGTGCATAGATTTGACTCTGAGTTCATTTACATAGTACCCAGTAAATCAAATACCATTAAATTGAAGCTTGGTAAGAATGCAGATTTCTGAGCACCATTTATATTTTGATAGGTTTGGAGTGGGGTctagaaatctgtatttttaaatgagatcCTCAGATCACACATAGGGAAATCCCATCATATTATGAACGTTTATGTTCTCATTACTACTATTTTTATTACTACTATTTCCCTAAATTCACTCTAAGAACTTTCACTTGTATTTTGTCCCCAAAGTGTttaattctgttttaattttcaagtGGTTTTTCATTCACACTTTCATTAATGTCGAGTTTTATTCTGCTGAGATCAAAGAAGATGACCTGTGATatttgcttaatttttctttttttttttttgaaaattaaaaatctaaaaaaacacAACAGTTTAATCAAAAAATGTCCCTATCACCTAGAattaactcttgcttttttgccATATCTGCTTCCATATAAAAgaggaaatacatttttagtgatttaattaaatttccttttaattacTGTCCTGTGTACCATTTGATTCCCTCTTCCTCATGGGTGCAAATTTATGGTATGAACCATTCTAGTATATTTTCAAtagcttcatatatatatatatatatatatacacacacacacacacacacaccatagaaTGTTGTTCTATTTAATTAGGTTTTTGAGAtctacatatataaatttatttagatCTAGTTCATTCCCTTTATCTTCTGTATTCTATTAATCACACTATATTAATACATTCCCCTCTTGATAGACATCacatacctattttttttttcttgaaggttACTAAAGTATTTGTGTCCTAATGCTTCAAATGCTATTAAATGCTGGCAGAAAACTAGGGGGAAAAGTACTTTTTTGCATGGTATAAACCAGAATTAGAAatttatacataaattttaagttatttgttttattattcaaGTGCTagatctttatttcttctacttaATCTGTAATTAAGTTAGACAAATATGTTAATAGCTGCCACTACTATTGTATGCCTGTCAGTTTCTACCTATAACTTCCCACCAAAAtaacttctcattttttaaaattgtaaaggcAAAGCATACTTATAAAAGCTGTCAGaaaattaatacttttattttaaaaaaggaacaattATTCATAATTTCAGTACCAAGTAATAACCACCATTAACATACTGGTGTATAGTGTTTCAGGGTTCTTTTTACACATTCACCATCTTTAAAGACAGTTTACACATACTAACTGCttagaaatagttttaaaataaaaatatacttgcTGTATTTTTTGGTATTGAGACATAATGATTGTATAATTTCTAACTgtacagaaatataaatataaagctGACAGTGAAAATACTATGTACTTTCCCTATTTCATGTACAGTTTATATCATACAAATaaccacttattttttaaatagtgcaTATTTGTATGGTAATATAATATATCTACCAATCCTGTGTAAAGATATActgattatcttttaaaataattttttgaatgctgtaGTGCATGTAcatttttacatatgtatttttgcATCCTTATCCAATTATTTTCATAGATGAGGTCTCTAAATGAGGCACTTCCAAATAAAggtggaaatatttaaaatattgatatatatgttaaaattGCCTTACACAACCTACACTTCAAAATTAACATTAGAGGACATTTTCTCAGTTCTCTCTCTCCTGAAGATAAggcctattattatttttcatcttttccaatATAAGACAGAGGAAGAATCTCATTGTTTCAATTTAATTTCTTTGCTTGCCAGTGAGCTTAATGATTCTTTCATATGCCCATTggccatttgcatttcttttgtaaaatgcaGGCTCTGCCCAGTTCTCTTCCCTTCTAAGGGTAGTGTTCACCTTTCCCTTTTTGCTTTGTCAGtgctctttatttttcatttttgatctTTTAATTGGGGTCGGTTCGATTCAGGCTTTCACCTGTTCACTTTACTGcttaatggaatatatatatgtatatatattttttccattagctTTTAATGTCCTTTATAGAAGCTggcttcccttcctctctttctttccctctcttttcgCTTGTCTGCTGTTGTCCTTTcgtttctttctctctgtttctctcccttattttctttttttactacataagtttttaattttgacagAGTTGCATCTATCATTCTGGGCCTGGCGCCGCCTCAGTAGGGGGGGCAGCGGGGAGGAGAGCgcggagctgggggaggggaaggggcgggGAGGAGCGGGCGGAGCAGTTGCAGAAGCTGCTGGGAGAGCGCGCGGTGGGATCACACGGcggcccggcggcggcggcggcggcggcggcggcggcggcccagAGACCGGAGCGCCGAGACCGCGAACCGCGGCCTACACGGAGCCTTCTTTTCACCGGAGGACCAGTGATCTGCAGTCTTCAACACAGAGGTACCGTGCTCCGCGCTCCCCGCCCGGTCCGGCCCAACCTGCAGTGGCAGTgcctccttctttcctctctctctctctctctctcgcctgCCGGCGCCTTCCCTGACTGCCTGCGTCACCGCGGCCGCCATGGCTGAGAATGGCGAGAGCAGCGGCCCCCCGCGCCCCTCCCGCGGCTCTGCTGCGGCCCAAGGCCCAGCCTCTACCCAGGCCGAGCCCAAAATCATCAAAGTCACTGTGAAGACCCCCAAAGAGAAAGAGGAGTTCGCAGTGCCCGAGAACAGCTCAGTCCAGCAGTTTAAGGAAGCGATTTCGAAACGCTTCAAATCCCAAACAGATCAGTTAGTGCTGATTTTTGCcggaaaaatcttaaaagatcaaGATACCTTGATCCAACATGGCATCCATGATGGACTGACTGTTCACCTTGTCATCAAAAGCCAGAACCGACCTCAGGGCCAGTCCACACAGCCTAGTAATGCCGCGGGAACTAATACTACCACCGCGTCGACTCCCAGGAGTAACTCCACACCTATTTCCACAAATAGCAACCCGTTTGGTTTGGGGAGCCTTGGAGGACTTGCAGGCCTTAGCAGCCTCGGCTTGAGCTCGActaacttctctgagctccagAACCAGATGCAGCAGCAGCTCTTGTCCAGCCCTGAGATGATGATCCAAATCATGGAAAATCCCTTTGTTCAGAGCATGCTTTCGAATCCTGATCTGATGAGGCAGCTCATTATGGCCAATCCACAGATGCAGCAATTGATTCAAAGAAACCCAGAAATCAGTCACCTGCTAAACAACCCAGATATAATGAGGCAGACCCTTGAAATCGCCAGGAATCCAGCTATGATGCAGGAAATGATGAGAAATCAAGACCTGGCTCTCAGCAATCTTGAAAGCATCCCAGGTGGCTACAATGCTTTACGGCGCATGTACACTGACATTCAAGAACCCATGCTTAATGCTGCACAAGAGCAGTTTGGTGGTAACCCATTTGCCTCCGTGGGGAGCAGTtcctcttctggagaaggcacaCAACCTTCCCGCACAGAAAATCGTGATCCACTACCCAATCCCTGGGCGCCACCACCGGCTACCCAGAGTTCTGCGACCACTAGCACAACAACTAGCAGTGGCAGTGGATCTGGCAGTAGCTCCAGCAGTGCTACCGGAAACACAGTGGCTGCAGCCAATTATGTCGCCAGTATCTTCAGCACCCCAGGAATGCAGAGCTTGCTGCAACAGATAACGGAAAACCCCCAGCTGATCCAGAATATGCTGTCTGCACCGTATATGAGAAGCATGATGCAGTCTCTGAGCCAGAATCCAGATTTGGCTGCACAGATGATGCTGAATAGCCCTGTGTTTACTACAAATCCTCAGCTGCAGGAGCAGATGCGTCCACAGCTCCCTACTTTTTTACAGCAGATGCAGAATCCAGACACGTTATCGGCCATGTCAAACCCAAGAGCAATGCAGGCTTTAATGCAGATCCAGCAGGGGCTACAGACATTAGCCACTGAAGCTCCTGGCCTCATTCCAAGCTTCACTccaggtgtgggggtgggggtgctgggaaCAGCTATAGGCCCTGTAGGCCCAGTCACACCCATAGGCCCCATTGGCCCCATAGTCCCGTTTACGCCCATAGGTCCCATTGGGCCCATAGGACCCACTGGCCCTGCAGGTCCCCCTGGCTCCACTGGCACAGGCGCACCCCCTGGGCCTACTGTGTCTAGCTCTGCACCCAGTGAAACCACGAGCCCAATATCGGAATCTGGACCCAACCAGCAGTTCATTCAGCAAATGGTGCAGGCTCTGGCTGGTGCAAATCCTCCGCAGCTGCCAAATCCAGAAGTCAGATTTCAACAACAACTGGAACAGCTCAACGCAATGGGCTTCTTAAACCGGGAAGCAAACTTGCAGGCTCTAATAGCAACAGGAGGCGACATCAATGCAGCCATTGAGAGGCTGCTGGGCTCCCAGCCATCGTAATTACATTTCTGTAACTGGAAAAAATGTATCTTATTTTTGATAATGGCTCTTAAatctttaaacacacacaaaattgtgCTTTACTTTCAGTTTGATTCTTTCAACTTTGTCTAGTTATAAatttaatatgcattttaagGTGGAGTCCTTTCCTCCCTCTttgtttcctccctccctctctccttccttccctcccttcctctgttttGAATGGTGAGAATCAATGCTGTTTTACTCAAAGGTGTTGCATGCAAACACTTCTTTATTCTGCATTTATTGTGATTTTTGGAAACAGATATCAACGTTTACAGTTGGGTGAACAAGTTTTGTCCTACAGATGTCCAATTTATTTGCATTAAACATTAGCCTATGATAGTAATTTAATGtagaatgaaaatattaaaaacagaaacattaattGAAGCTCTATAATTTGTGGTACAATATTGCTTATTGTGACTTTGGCATGTATTTTTGCTAGCAAAATGCTGTAAGATTTATACTATTTGATCtttttttgatatatttatacacaGTACAGTAAGCACAATTGGAACTGTACATCTCGATAAATTGCAGCAGAATCTCTGAGCAGATATGTATAAccaaaatgagaaagaatataagaaatatttCTGGAGCTCGGTATTATCTCACAATTTTGTAGAATCTTACAGCATCTTTGATAAACTTCTCAGTGAAAATGTTGATTAGGTAAGTTCAGTTAAAATATAGTAGAAATGTTTATCCTGGTATCTCTAAGTATACATTTAATTGTACAGAAAACAGTGTGACGTGTCAACATTTGCAAATTGATTGTATATGAACTTAATCTTAGTGCAGCCTGAAGGATCAGTATAGTAATGCCAGGAAAGTGCTTTTTTAAGACTTCCTTCTCAGCTTCTCCCATAAAGAGATCCCAGTACGCATTTTGATTTGTAATTGGAAATGTAACTTTCACTGAAAGTGTCATGTGATGTTTGCATTACTTTTAACTGCTGTGTATAAAGAAAACTGTATCTTTTGACTCCATCAGTTATTTCTCTTGTGCACAgggaaaatgcattaaaaatgactaaaaaaataaaaaatgaataaatttttttctttttgccttctgtccataggatcatGTTTAGAAGGATTGCCCAACCCAAGGATTATATAAATCTTGTCCTGTATTTCTCTAATTTTAatggtttcattttttataaaaaaaaaagtacctttgCCCTGTCTGGAATTATTTTGGTGAATAGATTTACGTATTTTACCATTTTTCCCTCAAGTTTAGACTGTTGTTACCTAGTATTTATTTCATTGTCCACATTCCCCCTCCATTTGAaatgtcatacacacacacacacacacacacactttattctGTTTGAATTCTCTTTAGTACCACTGAACATTGTAGCCCCAGTACACCAGCCTGTAGTTATTGAGTTAGAAATATGACTTCATATCTCTTAGGGCACATCCTCCTTttgatctcttttatttttcacaattttcTACTGATTCCAACATGTTTATATTA
This window contains:
- the UBQLN2 gene encoding ubiquilin-2, producing the protein MAENGESSGPPRPSRGSAAAQGPASTQAEPKIIKVTVKTPKEKEEFAVPENSSVQQFKEAISKRFKSQTDQLVLIFAGKILKDQDTLIQHGIHDGLTVHLVIKSQNRPQGQSTQPSNAAGTNTTTASTPRSNSTPISTNSNPFGLGSLGGLAGLSSLGLSSTNFSELQNQMQQQLLSSPEMMIQIMENPFVQSMLSNPDLMRQLIMANPQMQQLIQRNPEISHLLNNPDIMRQTLEIARNPAMMQEMMRNQDLALSNLESIPGGYNALRRMYTDIQEPMLNAAQEQFGGNPFASVGSSSSSGEGTQPSRTENRDPLPNPWAPPPATQSSATTSTTTSSGSGSGSSSSSATGNTVAAANYVASIFSTPGMQSLLQQITENPQLIQNMLSAPYMRSMMQSLSQNPDLAAQMMLNSPVFTTNPQLQEQMRPQLPTFLQQMQNPDTLSAMSNPRAMQALMQIQQGLQTLATEAPGLIPSFTPGVGVGVLGTAIGPVGPVTPIGPIGPIVPFTPIGPIGPIGPTGPAGPPGSTGTGAPPGPTVSSSAPSETTSPISESGPNQQFIQQMVQALAGANPPQLPNPEVRFQQQLEQLNAMGFLNREANLQALIATGGDINAAIERLLGSQPS